In Polyangiaceae bacterium, the genomic window GCGCTCCGGCGACGCTCTACCTCGCCGCCGCCGGCGTGGGCACGCTGGGGCTGGTGGACGCCGACGTGGTGGACGCCTCCAACCTGCAACGCCAGGTGATTCACACCACCTCGCGCGTGGGCACGCCCAAGGTCGACAGCGCCGAGAAGACAATCAACGAGCTGAACCCAGACGTGAAGGTGGTCAAGTTCCAGGAGCGCCTGACCAGCGAGAACGTCGATCGCATCTTCGGTCAGGGCTGGGACGCGATCATCGACGGCTGCGACAACTTCCCGACGCGCTACCTGGTGAACGACGCCTCGCTCTTTCACAAGATCCCCGTCGTTCACGGCTCGATCTTCCGCTTCGACGGTCAAGTCACGACCTTCGCGCCCTTCGTCGGGCCCTGCTACCGCTGCCTCTACCCCGAGCCGCCGCCGCCGCACCTGGCGCCCTCCTGCGCGGAGGCCGGCGTGCTGGGGATCTTGCCGGGGATCATCGGCACCCTTCAGGCCACGGAGGCCATCAAGCTGATCCTGGGCAAGGGCGATCCGCTGGTCGGACGGCTGCTCACCTACGACTCCATGCGCATGAGCTTCCGCACGCTCAGGCTCCGCCGCGACAAGAGCTGCCCGGCCTGCGGCGAGTCGCCCACCATCAAGGGCTACGTGGACTACGAGGGGTTCTGCGCGAACGTGCGCTGAGCGCGACTTGGGCAGTCTTGCCATGATTTGCCGGACGGCGCCGGGTGCGTGCGCCGCCGGACCATTGCCTGTTGCCGGTTGCCTGTCCCCTGGCCCCGGTTGAACGGCGGGCTGCGCCGCCGTTTGCGGACGATGGCCTTCCCTTTCCGACAGGCGCC contains:
- the moeB gene encoding molybdopterin-synthase adenylyltransferase MoeB, whose amino-acid sequence is MPKTYSDLFSEVRSSIRTLGLDELREKLERRADFTLLDVREKDEVRGGFIPGALHVPRGFLEMQAEQKLPDKGREIVVYCAGGIRSAFAAKTLAELGYTNVWSANPGFVRWKDLSYPIEEPAQLSPAQLDRYSRHLLLPEVGERGQEKLLKSRVLLLGAGGLGAPATLYLAAAGVGTLGLVDADVVDASNLQRQVIHTTSRVGTPKVDSAEKTINELNPDVKVVKFQERLTSENVDRIFGQGWDAIIDGCDNFPTRYLVNDASLFHKIPVVHGSIFRFDGQVTTFAPFVGPCYRCLYPEPPPPHLAPSCAEAGVLGILPGIIGTLQATEAIKLILGKGDPLVGRLLTYDSMRMSFRTLRLRRDKSCPACGESPTIKGYVDYEGFCANVR